In Candidatus Manganitrophus morganii, the genomic window GGCCCCTTTTGGCGTTGGGGTAGATGCGGCAATGCGCGTCATCGACTTCAATATTTTCGACACGGATCAAGATGCACGGCTCCCACCCCGGCGGCGTCGGGGCGTCCGTGCGCCGTTCCATCCGCTCCATCAGGGCGTCGCGGGCATTGACACAGAGGTTCATGATGAGCTGGTTCATCTGCCCCGCATCCGCCAGAATGAGCCAAAGGCCGGGATCGACCTTCATCTCGATCTGAATCTGGCGGTCGATCGCCTGCCGTAGAAGATGAACCGCCTCTTTGGCTTCTTTCCCAAGGTCTTGCGGCTGTTGGTCGACCGGGCTTCTCCGGCTGAACGAGAGAAGCTGTTGGGTCAGCCCGGCCCCCCGGCATGCCGCCTTTTGGGCGACGTCGACCAGGCCGAACAATTCGCTCCCGGCGGGAAGTTGTTCGAGAATCAGGGCGAGGCTCCCCGTGATCGCCGTCAGCAGATTGTTGAATTCATGGGCAACCCCTCCGGTCAGCTGGCCGACCGCCTCCAGCTTCTGCGCATGCCGGAGCTGCTCTTCGATCTGCTTCCGCTCGGAGATGTCGCGGACGAAAGCGACATGGAATTCATCGTCGCCGTGCCAGAGATGTCGCGCCGAAACCTCCACAGGGAAAACGACGCCGTCTTTGCGCCGGTGCAAGGTTTCGGTATGCACCGTATCGATCCGGTTTTGGATAATCTCCTCCCACCGCTCTTTCGAAAAAACGGGATCGATGTCCCACAGTTTCAGGCTCAACAGCGTTTCACGCGTGTAGCCGAGCGAGCGGCAGGCCTGTTCATTCACATAAGAGAAGCCGGCCTCGCGGGTCATAAAGAAGACCGCGTCCGGCGCATGCTCCATGGAGAACTGGAATCGCTGCAGCGCCTCCTTCGCCTGTTTTCGCTCGGTTAAATCCTCCAATTGTGCGACAAAATAGAGCGGCTCTCCGTCCGGGTCGCGAACGACGGTGGCGCTGACGCTCACCCAAACGGTGTGGCCGTCTTTGTGGAAAAAGCGCTTTTCCATTTTGAACGGATCTTTCTCGCGATTGAGCAATTCCCGGAAGCCTTTCAGGTTCGCGTCGAGGTCGTCCAGATTCATGATGGCGCGAAAGTTCATTCCGACCAGCTCCTGTTCAGAATATCCGACCATCTGGCAGAAAGCATGATTGACCTCGATCCAGCGGCCGTCGAGGCCGGTCAGGGTCATGCCGATCGGCGCCCGATCGAATGCTTTACGGAACCGCTCCTCGCTTAACCGCAATGCATCTTCAGCCCGTCGGCGTTCGGCGACCTCTTTCTGCAATGCTTCGTTGGCGGCCGCCAACGCTCTGGTCCGTTCAACGACGCGCTGTTCGAGGTCTTCGTTCATTTTCTTTGTCTCCCATGATGTCGCTTCATCGGAAGAGTCCAGGTTTCAAAATGTCACCTTCTATTAAAATACACTTGTGATACAAAAAGGCAAGGGATAAATTGAATGAAAGTATATTTACAAAGGGACTCTAAGTGAGAT contains:
- a CDS encoding PAS domain S-box protein is translated as MNEDLEQRVVERTRALAAANEALQKEVAERRRAEDALRLSEERFRKAFDRAPIGMTLTGLDGRWIEVNHAFCQMVGYSEQELVGMNFRAIMNLDDLDANLKGFRELLNREKDPFKMEKRFFHKDGHTVWVSVSATVVRDPDGEPLYFVAQLEDLTERKQAKEALQRFQFSMEHAPDAVFFMTREAGFSYVNEQACRSLGYTRETLLSLKLWDIDPVFSKERWEEIIQNRIDTVHTETLHRRKDGVVFPVEVSARHLWHGDDEFHVAFVRDISERKQIEEQLRHAQKLEAVGQLTGGVAHEFNNLLTAITGSLALILEQLPAGSELFGLVDVAQKAACRGAGLTQQLLSFSRRSPVDQQPQDLGKEAKEAVHLLRQAIDRQIQIEMKVDPGLWLILADAGQMNQLIMNLCVNARDALMERMERRTDAPTPPGWEPCILIRVENIEVDDAHCRIYPNAKRGRYVRLTVSDNGSGIDEAIRHRIFEPFFTTKEIGRGTGLGLSAVYGIVAEHQGWIELQSAKEEGTTFGIYFPQTEQSPLSSQTLSSERPATEAGKTILLVDDEEAIRLLGKTILEYKGYKVLTAGNGLETIALLSGKKKEVDLIILDLTMPHLSGEEVLRQLHQIGPDLKVIVSSGHRTEHASYFKKISYLPKPYRPDDLLRTVAEVLRQV